DNA from Nymphaea colorata isolate Beijing-Zhang1983 chromosome 4, ASM883128v2, whole genome shotgun sequence:
tGCATTTCCGTTACTTCCTAAATTGGGCAAGTTGGGAGATATTTTCCCATGTTATTTGAACTCCAGATCATGTTCTAACCAAGGAGAAATCTCATTCAATTGCCAAAAGTGAGTTGATTTCTACAAACGAACCACAGTTGAAGAAACCACATACGACATAAAGTTTTTGTCCGTAGACAATAGAAACAAACAACAATTGAGCTCCCTGTGGCATGTGCAACTTGTTTGATTgttgtgttcttttcttttctgtcacCCAATTGTTGCTGGCCTCTGTGTTACAAGATGAATGCCAGCTTCTCGGTTGGGACTGTGGCCAGAATTCAGAAGGCGCCGGGAATACATTGGCTCCTAGCTACGTCAAAGGATGTGGACACCCTTGTGAACTGCCCAACATAGGACACAAAGATTTCAACTTCTGCTTCGAGGTTGAGGAACGATTTCTCCATTTAATAAAGTTATGGGGCCATGATAACATGACGAATATCATGGAGAATAGTCAATGAGTGATAAAACTAAAACAACCCACATGGTAGCTACTACACATGATCAAACAGATAGAGACCCCATCCATAGCGGGATTGCGATTACCTTTCTGAAGATGCCTAGtcttgaaaagttaaaaagcaaATGGGTAGACATAAATTGTGGCTTCATTGccacaaacaaataaaaattcacAATTATTGCTTTCTCTATACATTTTCGTTTTGCTTTCTGCGGATGTCTGCATTTTTGCATAGTGAAGAGATAACGTCGAGTTATGGTTGGCCTCTGGACTTTTCTGCAGTGAATTGTGGAAGATAGAGGATAGCAATTACCCCGCTGGCAAAGGCTGCAGCAGATCCCACAAACAGAGAGGGAGAATTCCCACCGCCTAGCAGCTGATCCCATGGTCCACTCAACAAGGACACTATCATCTATTCACAAAAACACAAGGCTCAGCCTCCATCTGAGGAtgacaacaaataaataaataaacaatgcACGGTATCTTTGGCATTTCAGCACCGGCGAttctttttttgtcaacaaCCGGGTGGCAAATTTCCCaccaaaaaacaataataatagaTGGGACTGGCTTCTGACCACCTATATATAAATACACCAAGTTGGCCCATTCTGCTTTTGAAGCATTTTTTGGCGAAAAACAGATTGAAGTGACCCAAGAAAGTCAActgggagaaaagaaaatagactAAGATGAGATTCTTAATATCAGGCCATTAGGTCCTTTTGATGAGTGGCTGAGATCCAGGACTTTATCCCTTCATCTGCTGATGCGAACAAGAAAGATTGAAGAGTACCAAAGCGAAATTTAAAAAAGGCTGCTTCATGGTCAAATTCAGATATCCGTTACACAGCTTTGTCGATAAAACTAAAACTATGAGGGTCTCAGAACGTTTGCAAACACCTCGCCCCTATTTGTGAGTCACCAAAGCAATAAAGCGCAACCAGCTTCTTACCTGAGGAATTACTACAGATAAATTCAATATCCCCATAGCTAATCCTGTAATACAGATAACATTGACATAATGGgcacatatatattcaaaagTAATAGACAAGTGGATAGATAGCATATAAATATCAAGAGTGACACCTTACCTTGACCAATTTCTAGGGATTCTGTGTGAGTGGATATCATTGCATAAGGAACGCTGTAAGTTATCTACAAAAAGGATAAGGATAATGTGGCAGGGTCTAGCCATTAGAAACGTTCAATGAAAAGAAGCAGAATATGTGATGAACATGAAGAAGAGAGTAGAACCTACAGCAAGCGGCAATcccagaagagaaaaaataccCAATGCAGCAACAACAATTCCTTTAGGAGGAATCCCCGGATCATGAAACTGCATTTTGCTCACaatgaatgaaatcaaaagCATTATCCAGAAGCAGAAAGACATAATAAGGTTTGAAATGCCCAAGACCAAAGCAGTCCCCCATTTTCTGCATACTCTCTCAACTACAAGTGAAGACAGGCCAAGGACTACAGAATTAAGCAGCAAACCAAATGCCCCCATGCGCACTCCAACATAATAATAGTTGTGGACTGCATCACTTCCTGATGGAACACCTTTATAAACCTCACGACCCATCCAGTCGGTATCAAAAAGTAGAAAGGGAAACCAGCCAAGCCACATTAATCCAGTTACAAGCATAATTAACAACATTGGTTGTGATAGGTATCTTAAAGAACCAAGTAGTTCACAAAACGAAGGATCTGGAgattcttcttcatcaaaggCCACTTGCCCATAATTTTCTACAACATGGTTGCTGACATTTAGTGGTGCTTCGTCAGCTGCTGTTAGGGTCATGCATGTAGTGAGAGCCAGAATGACCACGCCGAGAAGAAAAGCAGATTTTAAATTTGCACAGTTGATGCCACATGCTGTAGTCAATGTGAAGGGCAATATTTTGAACCACAAGCTGTATGAACCAGTGGCAAACCCGAGTATGTTCCCCACAGCCATGAACATTGAGTAGTAAGCATTTGCACGGTGAGCTCTCCTTGGGTCCTTTCCTAGAGTAATAGAAGTATATATGATCATTACAGGACTTTTGATTTATATACCATTAAAACAAATGCAAGGTAATTCAACCAAAGGATCCgtaccttttcttctttttgatagGCAAGAGAAAGGATGGATCTTGGCAAGAAGAATCTTAATATCTTGCACCCTATCAATCCCCTCATCTCTTTTCAATCAAACACAGATGAAGTACCCATAATTGGAGATGTAGATAACATCTAGTAATTTGCTCTCATTCGTAGTTG
Protein-coding regions in this window:
- the LOC116252736 gene encoding sucrose transport protein SUT2, which codes for MTAPSSSFKEEGRGGGGGGRSSSGTLGYRRVPLRRLFRAGSVACGVQFGWALQLSLLTPYVQELGIPHAWSSLVWLCGPVSGMVVQPLVGHLSDRCASPWGRRRPFIAGGALAIALAVVTIGYSSDIGSVLGDSSTARLRPRAITVFVLGFWLLDVANNLIQGPCRALLADFTGKDPRRAHRANAYYSMFMAVGNILGFATGSYSLWFKILPFTLTTACGINCANLKSAFLLGVVILALTTCMTLTAADEAPLNVSNHVVENYGQVAFDEEESPDPSFCELLGSLRYLSQPMLLIMLVTGLMWLGWFPFLLFDTDWMGREVYKGVPSGSDAVHNYYYVGVRMGAFGLLLNSVVLGLSSLVVERVCRKWGTALVLGISNLIMSFCFWIMLLISFIVSKMQFHDPGIPPKGIVVAALGIFSLLGLPLAITYSVPYAMISTHTESLEIGQGLAMGILNLSVVIPQMIVSLLSGPWDQLLGGGNSPSLFVGSAAAFASGVIAILYLPQFTAEKSRGQP